TTATTCTAGCCGGACAGATTACGCTAACGGGCAGGATAGCGTAATACTTTGGTTGTAGTTATAATGTTTTATACGGGCATAAATGGCTCCAATTCATTAGGAGTTATCTATGACCTGTGTCGAAATATTCGAAAAGGGGCAAGTTATGTGCAAAAGACTGAAAAGATTTACAACACTGCAGTAGAGGCAACTCTAGAGGTGATTGGTGGTAAATGGAAACCTGTTATTCTCTTTCATCTGACATTTGGTAAGAAACGTAATAATGAATTTAGGTGCTTGATCCCCGCAATTACTCAAAAGGTGTTAACGCAGCACCTTCGGGAACTTGAAGAGGAGGGCGTTATCTTACGTACTTCCTATAATCAGGTACCACCGAGAGTTGAGTATGAATTGACAGACTACGGCTGGAGTCTAAAGGAACTCCTACATCTGATGTGCCGTTGGGGGGATTCGCATATAGAGAGAAAGTACGAGGGAAAGGCTACCGTTCTGGTTAATCCAATGCATACAGACGTAAATAACAGTTAAGAAACCGACCCAATATATACGGTCGGCTTTCTTATTTTATACGATAGTTTACGGGATAACTTTACGTTTGCGGAAGTCGTCGAAGATGTTCATAAACATTGCTTCGGTATCGACGAATTCGTGAAAGCCTAAACGACGAGCCTTCGTTCCGTCGGCAAAAAAATCGTAATCCCATGCAAACACGAAATCGCCGAATTGCCAAGAGGATACATCTTTATAGGTATTCCGAGCAAGCCCATGCTTCTCAACCATTTTGATCCAAAGCTTCTCCTTGTCCGCCATAACAACGTCCAGAGACATCTGCAACGGAGGCGCAGTTTCCATGCCAAAGTATTGAGCGATCTTCGGCCATAACTCACTCCAACGAAACAGATCCCCGTTCGTAATGTTGAATGCCTGATTCGTACAGCGCTCGTCGGTCGCCGCCCACACTGTTGCCTTTGCGAGAAGCCCAGCGTCTGTCATCTCCAATAGGCTGTTGTAAGCTCCCGGCTTACCTGGAAACCGCAAAGGGATTCCAAGTTCCTTCGAAATTGAAGCATAAATCGCTATGACCATTGCGAGGTTCATCGGATTTCCAAGCGAGAAGCCGCAGACTACAGAAGGACGGAGTGCCGACCAAGTCCAAGCCTTACCTTTTTGCCGCTGTTCTAAGAAATCTTGCTGATCAATATTGAACTCAGGAGGCATGTGGTTGGCGTCTGTCTCACGAGCAGGAGTTTTGAACGGGCCGAGATGTGCACCGTATACCTTGTATCCCTGCATCAGACTGACATGTTTTAAGCCCGGCGCGATTGGTTCGATCACTTCTATGATGTTCACTAACATGGCGAGATTCGGTGGAACAAGTTCAGCCCAAGTTGGACGGTCTTGGTAAGCAGCATAAAAAATGTGTGTTACCTCAGTTAAATCACTTAACTTCTCGTGAAGATTGTCTATATTGAGTAGATCCGCAGCCACATATCGAACATGATTGCTAGATTCCCCACCGCGACGCGATACGCCGATTACGTCCCAATCAGGGAGAGTGATGAGGTGATCGATGAGGTTGCGACCTATAACACCATTTGCACCTACGACCAAGGCGACTTTACGTGTTGTTGTAGATTCATTATTCATATTGTTGCATCTCCTTTTGTACTATTCTTTGTACAACTGTATTTTGCATCAACTACCCATACATAGGAAGTACGCACTTTAAAGTAACATAAGCACATTAAAGTAATCGAGGGATATTCAGACGAAAAGAAGTGAGTCAACTTTCTCGTTGCTTTCTTAATCATCATTTTTATGATACGGATCAGCGCGTTAGCAGTAATGGCAAGTTTTTCTCACTGATATTTCTTTATGATTTTCGTTAATATATAGTATTGGATAAAGTAGATTTGATAAGGAGTCAGTTGTGAAATGCTAAAGATTAGTGCTTTTTCAAAGTTAAGTGGTATTTCCGTCAAGGCATTAAGATTTTACGATAGCGTGAAGCTGCTCGAGCCCGCCGTTATAGATCCTAATAATGGCTATCGGTACTACACCCAGGAGCAGCTTCTGACCGTTAAGCGCATTACCGCCTTTAAGGAACATGGCTTCACGCTGGATCAAATAAAAACCCTTCTGGAAGAACATCCATTACCTGAAGTAAAACTAAAGTTAGCCGATAAGAAGAAAGAACTTGAGCGTTCCATCCTGGAAGCGCAGCAGCAGTTGAAAGAAATCGATAACAGGATTGCCCGCGTCGAAGAAGCGGATCAGCGCCAACATGAAACACCGATAACCGTTCGCAGCGTTCAGCCTCAACTTACGGCTTCGATTCGTGATATCGTTCCGCGTGCGCATCTATGTCTACTGCTTGACGAACTCACAAAGTATGTCAATTCGTATGGAGAGGGCGAAGGACGTGACCTGACGATTCTATGGTATGATCATGGCGGCACGTACACGGATCAAGTCGAGCTAGAGGTTGCAGTACCGCTGACAAAGACTATTCCAAGCAACGAAAGAGTGAATGTCCGCTTACTGCCCGAGTTAAAAGCGGCCGCTTCCCTTGTACACCTCTGTAGCCCTTACGATGACTCTTGCCTTGCTGCCGATCAGTTAGCATCATGGATCTCGTCTCAAGGCTATGTCCGTTCCTATATAGATCCGATCCGTGAAACCTATTTAACTTCGGACAAAGATATTTACGGAAAAATGCGCTTGGCCGAATTGCTCTTTCCCCTTGAGCTTGGTTAAGATCATTAGTATCTCCGTGCCTCCTTCCGGAGTTCATTTTTTCTCACTGAAAATAGTTTTGTAATCCCTCTTGACTCTCCCCTTTACGGGAAGGTATACAGTAGCATTACACATCATAAGGGAGTGAGATCTATGAAACGATTGGAAGGAAAAATTGCATTAGTCACAGGCGGAAGTCGTGGTATTGGAAAAGGAATTGCGCTGCAACTGGCGCAAGAGGGCGCTCTGGTTATCGTTCACTATGGCAACCGCCGTGTTGCTGCAGAAGAAGTTGTCCACGCCATTAGAGCGCATGGTGGACAAGCTTTGGCTATAGGAGCAAATCTCGATACCGTTGCCGGGGTAACGGATTTGGTTCAAACAATGAAGGAAACGCTCCTTCGCCTAACTGGCCAGAACCGGATCGATATTCTCGTAAATAATGCCGGTATAGGAACTTCCAAAACATTAGAGGAAACTACGGAGGAAG
The window above is part of the Paenibacillus lutimineralis genome. Proteins encoded here:
- a CDS encoding winged helix-turn-helix transcriptional regulator produces the protein MQKTEKIYNTAVEATLEVIGGKWKPVILFHLTFGKKRNNEFRCLIPAITQKVLTQHLRELEEEGVILRTSYNQVPPRVEYELTDYGWSLKELLHLMCRWGDSHIERKYEGKATVLVNPMHTDVNNS
- a CDS encoding SDR family oxidoreductase produces the protein MNNESTTTRKVALVVGANGVIGRNLIDHLITLPDWDVIGVSRRGGESSNHVRYVAADLLNIDNLHEKLSDLTEVTHIFYAAYQDRPTWAELVPPNLAMLVNIIEVIEPIAPGLKHVSLMQGYKVYGAHLGPFKTPARETDANHMPPEFNIDQQDFLEQRQKGKAWTWSALRPSVVCGFSLGNPMNLAMVIAIYASISKELGIPLRFPGKPGAYNSLLEMTDAGLLAKATVWAATDERCTNQAFNITNGDLFRWSELWPKIAQYFGMETAPPLQMSLDVVMADKEKLWIKMVEKHGLARNTYKDVSSWQFGDFVFAWDYDFFADGTKARRLGFHEFVDTEAMFMNIFDDFRKRKVIP
- a CDS encoding MerR family transcriptional regulator produces the protein MLKISAFSKLSGISVKALRFYDSVKLLEPAVIDPNNGYRYYTQEQLLTVKRITAFKEHGFTLDQIKTLLEEHPLPEVKLKLADKKKELERSILEAQQQLKEIDNRIARVEEADQRQHETPITVRSVQPQLTASIRDIVPRAHLCLLLDELTKYVNSYGEGEGRDLTILWYDHGGTYTDQVELEVAVPLTKTIPSNERVNVRLLPELKAAASLVHLCSPYDDSCLAADQLASWISSQGYVRSYIDPIRETYLTSDKDIYGKMRLAELLFPLELG